Proteins co-encoded in one Papaver somniferum cultivar HN1 chromosome 5, ASM357369v1, whole genome shotgun sequence genomic window:
- the LOC113283806 gene encoding uncharacterized protein LOC113283806 isoform X1 codes for MERCIKTLPRKHQNLSKNQVFVFEAAVKHVNWSTNESVVILVMEVQVLEEDEKVVVIASSGSCVSVESTEMLSTLNIPWVILNLSERSALLNESNEVISFFCTEA; via the exons ATGGAACGTTGTATCAAAACTCTACCAAGAAAGCATCAGAACCTTTCCAAAAATCAG GTGTTTGTGTTTGAGGCAGCTGTGAAGCATGTGAACTGGTCTACAAACGAATCTGTGGTGATTTTGGTGATGGAGGTgcaggttttggaggaggatgagAAGGTAGTGGTGATAGCCAGCAGTGGTTCATGTGTGTCTGTTGAAAG TACTGAGATGCTTTCCACTTTGAACATCCCCTGGGTTATTCTCAACCTCTCTGAAAGAAGTGCTTTGCTAAACGAATCAAATGAAGTAATTAGTTTTTTTTGCACAGAAGCTTAA
- the LOC113280198 gene encoding dnaJ protein homolog yields the protein MESCKIISSSPILKLRLPEFPTTTKHKSLKLKWQNYNIRRHRIITRASSSSGCLEDLKKAYRKAAIKNHPDKGGDPEKFKELAQAYEVLSDPEKREIYDQYGEDALKEGMGGGGGGHDPFDILSSFFGGGSPFGGGGSSRGRRKRRGEDVMHSLKVSLEDLYTGTSKKLSLSRDAICSKCTGKMSLRIKVGLW from the exons ATGGAATCCTGCAAAATCATCTCTTCATCTCCAATTCTGAAGCTCCGACTCCCCGAATTTCCAACTACAACTAAACACAAATCCCTG AAATTAAAGTGGCAAAATTACAACATACGACGTCATCGAATCATCACcagagcttcttcttcttctgg ATGTTTGGAAGATTTGAAGAAGGCTTACAGAAAGGCTGCCATTAAGAATCATCCTGATAAGGGTGGAGATCCAGAAAAG TTCAAGGAGTTGGCCCAGGCTTATGAGGTTTTGAGTGATCCAGAGAAACGTGAAATTTATGATCAGTATGGTGAGGATGCGCTCAAGGAaggaatgggaggaggtggtggtggccaCGACCCCTTTGACATCTTATCatctttctttggaggaggaagcCCATTTGGAG GTGGTGGCAGCAGCAGAGGAAGGAGGAAGAGGAGGggagaagatgttatgcattcTCTTAAGGTGTCGCTGGAGGATCTTTACACTGGAACATCAAAGAAATTGTCCCTCTCTCGCGATGCCATCTGCTCCAAGTGCACTGG AAAGATGTCACTAAGAATTAAAGTGGGGTTGTGGTAA
- the LOC113283806 gene encoding uncharacterized protein LOC113283806 isoform X2, translating into MFFYFHFYSLSDFDCTSIDFKLFCKEEEHLDSFFDPIKWFQIGGEKQHDFSESIDARISNPEFDRYDIVEREHCIWNVVSKLYQESIRTFPKIRCLCLRQL; encoded by the exons atgtttttttattttcatttctattCACTCTCTGATTTCGATTGTACATCAATAGATTTTAAATTA TTCTGTAAAGAAGAAGAACACCTTGATTCTTTTTTTGATCCAATCAAGTGGTTTCAG ATCGGAGGAGAAAAACAACATGATTTTTCCGAATCAATCGATGCTCGTATTTCGAATCCAG AATTTGACAGGTATGATATTGTTGAAAGAGAGCATTGTATATGGAACGTTGTATCAAAACTCTACCAAGAAAGCATCAGAACCTTTCCAAAAATCAG GTGTTTGTGTTTGAGGCAGCTGTGA
- the LOC113283806 gene encoding uncharacterized protein LOC113283806 isoform X3 — protein sequence MFFYFHFYSLSDFDCTSIDFKLFCKEEEHLDSFFDPIKWFQIGGEKQHDFSESIDARISNPGMILLKESIVYGTLYQNSTKKASEPFQKSGVCV from the exons atgtttttttattttcatttctattCACTCTCTGATTTCGATTGTACATCAATAGATTTTAAATTA TTCTGTAAAGAAGAAGAACACCTTGATTCTTTTTTTGATCCAATCAAGTGGTTTCAG ATCGGAGGAGAAAAACAACATGATTTTTCCGAATCAATCGATGCTCGTATTTCGAATCCAG GTATGATATTGTTGAAAGAGAGCATTGTATATGGAACGTTGTATCAAAACTCTACCAAGAAAGCATCAGAACCTTTCCAAAAATCAG GTGTTTGTGTTTGA